In one window of Fictibacillus phosphorivorans DNA:
- a CDS encoding GerMN domain-containing protein: MEPIKWNDEKIEQHLKHLPPIRDRQSKQELFLKVQANINYKDNKGKRLPSWSLPALATACALIIFGVFAPDLIKNGVQMQNSKVAEKSDKMEEKSLDDSADKNQNSVGIMKAGPSVAYHAPYLDKDLKAMKKDWVTVGYLDDQAQLVIPVSFLTDQDYYVNKVNKELKAFNSSDVGLMNSPLEKAKITEEEETVIVDLPAGAIKEAEEPLLQALITMTFANEGQKAKVELRMDGEKGYEFPRFGTVSEWDLKVPGAPHFRYDAPSTDAFIVSLYATGVDTKSMPKEFEDALEMMDDEQERGLKPLLPKNTVLGVKVLNKDDVEITFPDSIKLSAEDTEDLMMIDAILLTAESYGFESVKFNNTKLDSIGPYKLNEEIEGVTGTNFYQ, from the coding sequence ATGGAACCAATTAAGTGGAATGATGAAAAAATTGAACAGCATCTTAAACATTTGCCCCCGATAAGAGACCGTCAATCCAAGCAGGAGCTTTTCTTAAAGGTTCAGGCAAATATTAATTATAAGGATAATAAGGGAAAGCGACTTCCTTCATGGAGTCTCCCGGCACTGGCAACAGCTTGTGCGCTGATCATATTTGGTGTTTTCGCTCCAGATCTTATAAAGAACGGGGTACAGATGCAGAACTCCAAGGTTGCTGAGAAATCCGATAAAATGGAAGAAAAATCGTTAGATGACTCTGCGGACAAAAACCAAAACTCTGTTGGAATCATGAAAGCTGGACCATCTGTTGCGTATCATGCTCCTTATTTAGATAAGGACCTGAAAGCTATGAAGAAAGACTGGGTGACTGTAGGCTATTTGGATGATCAAGCACAGCTTGTCATACCTGTCAGTTTCTTAACGGATCAAGATTATTACGTCAATAAAGTGAATAAAGAACTTAAAGCCTTCAACTCGAGCGATGTTGGCTTAATGAACAGTCCACTAGAAAAAGCCAAAATAACAGAAGAAGAAGAGACAGTAATCGTTGATCTGCCAGCTGGTGCCATTAAGGAAGCAGAAGAACCACTGCTTCAGGCGTTGATTACGATGACCTTTGCTAATGAAGGTCAGAAGGCGAAAGTAGAACTGCGTATGGATGGTGAAAAAGGATACGAATTCCCGCGCTTTGGAACCGTTTCGGAGTGGGACCTTAAAGTTCCAGGAGCTCCTCACTTTCGTTATGACGCTCCGTCCACAGATGCTTTTATCGTAAGTCTGTATGCAACGGGAGTAGACACGAAATCAATGCCAAAGGAGTTTGAGGATGCTCTTGAGATGATGGATGATGAACAAGAGCGTGGACTTAAACCGTTACTACCGAAAAACACGGTACTAGGTGTAAAAGTATTGAACAAGGATGATGTTGAGATTACCTTTCCTGATTCTATAAAATTATCTGCTGAGGATACGGAAGATCTGATGATGATCGATGCTATTCTTTTAACAGCTGAAAGCTACGGTTTTGAGTCTGTAAAGTTTAATAATACGAAACTTGATTCAATCGGCCCTTATAAGCTTAATGAAGAGATTGAAGGAGTGACTGGTACCAACTTCTATCAATGA
- a CDS encoding C40 family peptidase — MKRLLVAVVSLGLAALLSLSGVSAAKASPSYDQEVTETAKLYKGAPFKWGGTTQKGFDASGFTTYIFKTTVVNKNLPRTSADQYKGGTPVSKGKEKLGDLVFFRTNGKSVSFVGIYMGNREFIAATSKGVRIQSLDTKYWKNSYVGAKRYLP, encoded by the coding sequence ATGAAACGCTTACTCGTCGCAGTAGTTTCATTAGGACTCGCAGCTTTGTTAAGTTTAAGCGGTGTATCTGCAGCAAAAGCATCTCCATCTTATGATCAAGAAGTGACAGAAACGGCAAAACTCTACAAAGGTGCTCCATTTAAATGGGGTGGCACAACACAAAAAGGGTTTGATGCATCAGGATTTACCACATATATATTCAAAACAACAGTAGTAAACAAAAATTTGCCAAGAACGTCTGCTGATCAATATAAAGGCGGCACACCCGTTTCAAAAGGAAAAGAAAAACTAGGTGATCTCGTATTCTTTAGGACAAATGGTAAAAGTGTTTCTTTTGTAGGCATCTATATGGGCAATAGAGAGTTTATTGCCGCTACCTCAAAAGGAGTACGCATCCAATCATTGGACACTAAATACTGGAAGAATTCGTATGTTGGTGCGAAAAGATATTTACCTTAA
- the uvsE gene encoding UV DNA damage repair endonuclease UvsE, with protein MTIIKLGFVAMSMELKNASPSKTMTYKQFSQLQNREAGLRKLERISHANITNTLRVLKHAVANDVRFYRMTSRIIPLANHSELLDWDYISPLRDALHEMGQYAKQHNMRLDFHPDHFVLINSPKKEILKNSLKTLQLHYKLLKNMGIDTEHRCVMHVGGNYKETDVALERFVQNWGSVPLSIQRMIMLENDDTSFTMADALYLCEKLQIPLVFDYHHHLAYHHDENWTQHWPRVVESWKTSSLPLKMHISSPKNEKQFRNHADYVDVNMFFDFLKEVKGSVEEIDCMIESKKKDLALFQLMREIKERNDVEIIDGASFRLK; from the coding sequence ATGACTATAATTAAGCTTGGTTTTGTAGCGATGAGCATGGAATTGAAGAATGCTTCCCCGTCCAAAACGATGACCTATAAACAATTCAGCCAGCTGCAGAATAGAGAAGCGGGTTTGAGAAAATTGGAGCGCATATCGCATGCCAATATAACCAATACGCTAAGAGTGTTGAAGCATGCTGTGGCCAATGATGTAAGGTTCTATCGAATGACCTCCAGAATCATTCCGCTAGCCAATCATAGTGAACTCTTAGATTGGGATTATATCAGTCCTTTACGTGATGCACTCCATGAGATGGGACAGTATGCCAAACAGCATAATATGAGGCTAGACTTTCATCCAGACCATTTTGTTCTGATTAATTCACCAAAAAAAGAAATTCTTAAAAACTCTCTGAAGACGCTACAGCTGCACTATAAATTACTCAAAAACATGGGGATTGATACAGAACATCGATGCGTGATGCATGTAGGTGGAAACTATAAAGAGACCGATGTTGCACTTGAGCGATTTGTGCAGAATTGGGGAAGCGTTCCATTGTCGATACAACGAATGATCATGCTTGAGAACGACGACACTTCTTTTACTATGGCAGATGCACTTTACCTTTGTGAAAAGCTGCAAATTCCTCTCGTGTTTGATTATCACCATCACCTTGCTTACCATCATGACGAGAACTGGACTCAACATTGGCCACGAGTAGTAGAGTCTTGGAAAACATCATCGTTACCACTGAAGATGCATATCTCCAGTCCAAAAAACGAAAAACAATTTAGGAATCATGCAGACTATGTGGATGTGAATATGTTTTTTGACTTTTTAAAAGAAGTGAAAGGTAGTGTGGAAGAAATCGACTGTATGATTGAATCAAAGAAAAAAGATTTGGCCCTTTTTCAGCTGATGAGGGAGATAAAAGAAAGAAACGATGTTGAAATCATAGATGGAGCATCGTTTCGGTTGAAGTAA
- a CDS encoding SDR family NAD(P)-dependent oxidoreductase, with protein MKKVIMITGASKGLGKALSLYFAREGYNLAICARNGDALHNVKKEANMLGAEVLAIEADISNSKDVERFVALTEEHFGAIDVLINNASIIGPSPIPYLIDFPEQDFEEVLRVNTIGPFLVTRRVLPTMLQKQKGSIINITSEAGATGYAGWGAYGISKFALEGLTETWADEVSESGVRVNMVDPGEMDTEMHERAVPDCDYELAKPEDLTAVFGYLASDASSLITGKRFEAQTFQLEGSEF; from the coding sequence ATGAAAAAAGTGATCATGATCACAGGAGCTTCAAAAGGTTTAGGTAAAGCGCTTTCTCTATATTTTGCCCGGGAAGGTTATAATTTGGCGATATGTGCTAGGAACGGAGATGCCCTTCACAATGTGAAGAAAGAGGCGAATATGCTTGGCGCAGAAGTTCTCGCGATAGAAGCGGATATTTCAAATTCAAAAGATGTAGAACGATTCGTAGCGCTCACGGAAGAGCATTTTGGGGCAATAGATGTTTTGATAAACAACGCATCCATCATCGGTCCTAGTCCAATTCCATATTTGATTGATTTTCCAGAACAAGACTTTGAAGAAGTTTTACGTGTCAATACGATCGGACCATTCCTAGTAACAAGAAGAGTGTTACCGACCATGCTTCAGAAACAAAAAGGAAGCATCATTAATATCACATCAGAAGCAGGTGCAACTGGTTATGCGGGATGGGGAGCTTATGGCATCTCAAAATTCGCACTTGAAGGACTAACTGAAACGTGGGCAGACGAAGTAAGTGAATCTGGTGTACGTGTGAACATGGTTGATCCAGGCGAGATGGATACAGAAATGCATGAACGTGCCGTACCAGATTGTGATTATGAGCTTGCAAAACCTGAGGATCTGACGGCAGTCTTTGGATACTTGGCATCAGATGCTTCCTCACTCATTACCGGAAAGCGATTTGAAGCACAGACGTTTCAGCTCGAGGGGAGTGAGTTCTAA
- a CDS encoding S-adenosylmethionine:tRNA ribosyltransferase-isomerase: METAMKFEVPEELNAKEPPERRGLRRDYVKMMVLDKDTGVTKHTQFYQLDKYLKKGDLLVLNASRTVPAVLKSHKEADGTEVEIRLAHRKNESIWEALPVSGTVKEGDIIRFSPTLTATIIKQSEDTPFVSLAFNLCCSSLFNQIYDLGEPVRYEYIQKPWNLDYYQTVFATIPGSVEMPSAGRAFSWELLFRLQKKGVRIAYITLHTGLSYLLDDKWHKGPDKNFENYHVSKETADLISETKNSGGRVIAVGTTVVRTLETVAQQNGKVQEASGWTNLYITENTKLRVCDGLITGMHEPEASHLQLLSAFLDRSKLYTAYNDAIQKRYLWHEFGDMNLILGE; encoded by the coding sequence ATGGAAACAGCGATGAAGTTTGAAGTGCCAGAGGAACTAAATGCAAAAGAACCACCAGAACGAAGAGGATTACGCAGAGATTATGTAAAAATGATGGTGCTCGATAAAGACACTGGAGTGACCAAACACACTCAGTTCTATCAACTAGATAAGTATTTGAAAAAGGGTGACTTGCTTGTACTTAACGCGAGCCGAACGGTTCCAGCAGTATTAAAGAGTCATAAAGAAGCAGATGGGACTGAGGTTGAAATTCGCCTTGCTCACAGGAAGAATGAATCGATATGGGAAGCACTTCCCGTTAGCGGAACTGTAAAAGAGGGTGATATCATCCGTTTTTCGCCTACATTAACAGCTACTATTATCAAACAGTCAGAAGATACACCTTTTGTATCATTAGCCTTTAATCTATGCTGCTCTTCGCTGTTTAACCAAATCTATGATCTAGGAGAACCTGTCAGGTACGAGTACATCCAGAAGCCTTGGAATTTGGATTACTACCAAACGGTTTTCGCAACCATTCCAGGTTCTGTAGAGATGCCCTCTGCGGGAAGGGCGTTCAGTTGGGAGCTTCTATTCCGACTTCAGAAAAAAGGCGTAAGGATTGCTTATATTACGCTTCATACGGGATTAAGCTATTTGCTGGATGATAAGTGGCACAAAGGACCGGATAAGAACTTTGAAAATTATCATGTATCGAAAGAAACGGCTGATCTTATTTCTGAAACGAAAAATAGTGGAGGTCGAGTCATCGCAGTGGGTACAACAGTTGTAAGGACGTTAGAAACAGTTGCCCAGCAAAATGGAAAGGTTCAGGAAGCTAGCGGATGGACGAATCTATATATTACGGAAAATACGAAACTGAGAGTATGTGACGGGCTGATTACTGGGATGCATGAACCGGAGGCGAGTCATCTGCAACTGCTATCAGCATTCTTAGACCGATCAAAGTTATATACAGCTTACAACGATGCGATTCAGAAGCGCTATCTCTGGCACGAGTTTGGCGATATGAATCTAATTCTAGGCGAATAA
- a CDS encoding VOC family protein, with amino-acid sequence MLHHIGLYVGDMKTSCDFYEKILPIEKKESFMWNDTELIFLVGKGYQLELMPILEDHAGFSHIAFSVISVTEKINELSQKEIFLAEGPYDLPNGWRTVFYEGPDGEEIEFIQTSPSN; translated from the coding sequence ATGCTGCATCATATCGGGCTGTATGTAGGTGATATGAAAACGTCTTGTGACTTCTATGAAAAGATTCTTCCTATTGAGAAAAAAGAAAGTTTCATGTGGAACGATACAGAGCTCATTTTTTTAGTAGGTAAAGGATATCAACTCGAATTAATGCCGATTCTAGAAGATCATGCTGGATTCAGTCATATCGCATTTAGCGTAATCTCTGTAACAGAGAAAATAAATGAACTATCTCAAAAGGAGATTTTTTTAGCAGAAGGCCCATATGACCTTCCGAACGGGTGGAGAACGGTTTTTTATGAAGGGCCAGATGGAGAAGAGATTGAATTTATACAGACGAGTCCTTCTAACTAA
- a CDS encoding VOC family protein, with amino-acid sequence MIKGLYEAHLPVSNLKNSIEFYKKLDLEIAYQQENLVFFWIEKGRSWLGLWETDKAKTPYHPSLKHIAFQIDRDNMLSIKEWLEERDIEVSTNFGFPPEKQPLVLPNNPQAHAAVYFKDPDGNSIELIAPLRLDFEEEFNMMTLDEWNKTK; translated from the coding sequence ATGATTAAAGGACTATACGAAGCGCACTTGCCTGTAAGTAATCTTAAAAATTCTATTGAGTTTTATAAAAAACTAGATTTAGAAATCGCTTATCAGCAAGAAAATTTAGTATTTTTCTGGATTGAGAAGGGGAGAAGTTGGTTGGGATTATGGGAAACAGACAAGGCTAAAACACCTTATCACCCATCGTTAAAACACATCGCTTTTCAAATTGATAGAGATAATATGTTAAGCATTAAAGAATGGTTAGAAGAAAGAGATATAGAAGTCTCTACTAATTTTGGATTTCCGCCTGAAAAACAACCTTTAGTGTTACCTAATAATCCACAAGCTCACGCAGCCGTTTACTTCAAAGATCCTGATGGAAATAGCATTGAGTTAATAGCTCCGTTAAGACTAGATTTTGAAGAGGAATTTAATATGATGACATTAGATGAATGGAATAAAACAAAATAA
- a CDS encoding metallophosphoesterase family protein, with the protein MKPLFAYFTDVHGNLDALQAVIDDATRMGISRFISGGDMIGIGPFTNEVLERLCNLPSIMMVTGNHDEAILALKYGLPHPKSHSHARKHHQWIADQLTDTNAYTLSTIPRKLTFEEDSLNFLITHYPFKQGKKESPISEDPFMPIISVPDSNTMKELFKDSLTYDFIGFGHHHILHDFKVKQTHIVNPGALGCNKVAEARYAIVYKTDEQELSIDYKSVPYDQTRLFKAYNELEVPDGPFLMKAFHS; encoded by the coding sequence TTGAAACCTCTTTTTGCTTATTTTACAGATGTTCATGGAAATTTGGATGCGCTACAAGCTGTTATTGATGACGCTACACGTATGGGAATCTCTCGTTTTATTAGCGGTGGTGATATGATTGGAATCGGTCCTTTTACAAATGAGGTGCTTGAGCGGTTATGTAACCTGCCATCTATTATGATGGTTACGGGAAATCATGATGAAGCGATTTTGGCGCTAAAATATGGTTTACCACACCCTAAGAGTCACAGTCATGCGAGGAAACATCATCAATGGATCGCTGACCAGCTAACGGATACTAATGCTTATACATTGAGCACAATTCCACGAAAGCTGACATTTGAGGAAGATAGTCTCAACTTTCTCATCACACACTACCCTTTTAAACAAGGAAAAAAAGAATCTCCAATATCTGAAGATCCCTTTATGCCGATTATAAGTGTGCCAGATTCTAATACAATGAAAGAACTTTTCAAAGATTCACTAACCTATGATTTTATAGGATTTGGTCATCATCATATCCTTCATGACTTTAAAGTAAAACAAACTCATATCGTGAATCCAGGTGCACTAGGATGTAATAAAGTGGCTGAAGCACGCTATGCAATTGTCTATAAGACGGATGAACAGGAACTTAGTATTGATTATAAATCGGTACCTTACGACCAGACGCGTTTATTTAAAGCATACAATGAACTTGAAGTTCCAGATGGTCCGTTCCTGATGAAAGCTTTTCATAGTTAA